One window of Cyanobacteriota bacterium genomic DNA carries:
- a CDS encoding TIGR02450 family Trp-rich protein yields MPRKQAFPRLVGSKWTAQTTTWGWRHFHVINRKNYDRLVFAELVASCDPTTRFWLNASVLKNRHLWKPGWQPLTTLTNQENSSATLEERNTQ; encoded by the coding sequence ATGCCACGCAAGCAAGCATTTCCTCGCCTAGTTGGTTCTAAATGGACTGCTCAAACCACAACTTGGGGGTGGCGACACTTCCACGTTATCAATCGCAAAAACTACGATCGACTAGTGTTTGCTGAGTTGGTGGCATCCTGTGACCCTACAACCCGATTTTGGCTCAACGCATCGGTGCTCAAAAATCGTCACCTGTGGAAACCTGGATGGCAACCGTTAACCACATTAACGAATCAGGAAAACTCCTCCGCAACTTTAG